The Gavia stellata isolate bGavSte3 chromosome 1, bGavSte3.hap2, whole genome shotgun sequence genome has a segment encoding these proteins:
- the TENT5C gene encoding terminal nucleotidyltransferase 5C → MAGRGSNTDCMSCSVLNWEQVSRLHEVLTEVVPIHGRGNFPTLKITLKDIVQTVRSRLSEAGIVVHDVRLNGSAAGHVLVKDNGLGCKDLDLIFQVSLPSEAEFQLVRDVVLRSLLNFLPEGVSKLKISPVTLKEAYIQKLVKVYTESDRWSLISLSNKHGRNVELKFVDCIRRQFEFSVDSFQIILDSLLFYYDYSETPMSEQFHPTVIGESMYGDFEAAFDHLQNKLIATKNPEEIRGGGLLKYSNLLVRDFRPMDKDEIKTLERYMCSRFFIDFPDILDQQRKLETYLQNHFSKEERSKYDYLMILRRVVNESTVCLMGHERRQTLNLISLLALKVLAEQNIIPNATNVTCYYQPAPYVSDVNFSNYYLANAPVPYSQSYPTWLPCN, encoded by the coding sequence ATGGCAGGCAGAGGAAGTAACACAGACTGCATGTCATGCAGTGTACTGAACTGGGAGCAGGTCAGCCGTCTGCATGAGGTTCTTACAGAGGTGGTTCCGATCCATGGACGAGGTAACTTCCCGACACTGAAGATAACGCTGAAGGACATTGTTCAGACTGTTCGGAGTAGGCTGAGTGAAGCAGGCATTGTCGTACATGATGTCCGTCTGAATGGCTCTGCAGCTGGTCATGTCCTGGTCAAGGATAATGGGCTGGGATGCAAAGACCTGGATCTCATTTTTCAAGTTTCTCTTCCAAGTGAGGCAGAGTTTCAGTTAGTTCGAGATGTGGTGTTGCGATCCCTCTTGAATTTCTTGCCAGAAGGAGTAAGCAAGCTAAAAATCAGTCCAGTAACACTGAAGGAAGCCTACATCCAGAAGCTGGTCAAAGTGTACACAGAGTCTGACCGTTGGAGCTTGATATCACTTTCCAACAAGCATGGCAGGAATGTGGAGCTGAAGTTTGTAGACTGTATACGACGACAGTTTGAGTTCAGTGTGGACTCCTTCCAAATCATACTGGATTCCCTGCTCTTTTACTATGACTACTCAGAAACCCCCATGTCGGAGCAGTTCCATCCAACTGTGATCGGGGAGAGCATGTATGGAGACTTTGAAGCAGCTTTTGATCACCTCCAGAACAAGCTGATAGCTACCAAAAATCCTGAAGAGATCCGAGGTGGTGGGCTTCTGAAGTATAGTAACCTCTTAGTACGAGACTTCAGACCCATGGATAAGGATGAGATCAAAACATTAGAGCGCTACATGTGCTCCCGATTCTTCATAGACTTCCCAGACATCCTGGATCAGCAGCGCAAACTAGAGACCTACCTCCAGAACCACTTCTCCAAAGAAGAGAGGAGCAAATATGACTACCTCATGATTCTGCGCAGGGTGGTAAATGAGAGCACAGTCTGTCTTATGGGACATGAGCGAAGGCAGACTCTCAACTTGATTTCTCTGCTAGCACTCAAAGTTCTGGCAGAACAAAACATCATCCCTAATGCCACTAATGTTACGTGTTATTACCAGCCAGCACCTTACGTTAGTGATGTAAACTTCAGCAACTACTATCTTGCGAATGCTCCTGTGCCATACAGCCAGTCCTACCCCACTTGGCTGCCTTGCAATTGA